From a single Sulfolobus sp. E5-1-F genomic region:
- the cmr6 gene encoding type III-B CRISPR module RAMP protein Cmr6, producing the protein MAKNLLSYLIASWIELMNNNNWNDNKKRELLVNLAKESSNVNLDSVIQYYEEIRHGISKYYKNCYVYKIKSAYRATFGRGDIFGTIPYEIGLSFNWIFNVPVIYGSQIKGAVRAIYRKKYKDDKIFDDKIGFTDAMPISKQNYIIYPEVMTPHYNNVKDETDVTPIPVLYPVVAPNVTFEFIYYSNLLDEKKEKDVREAIKDALILGIGAKTSSGYSYFILEGEPSTC; encoded by the coding sequence ATGGCTAAGAACCTATTAAGTTACTTAATCGCCTCATGGATTGAGCTTATGAATAACAATAATTGGAACGACAATAAAAAGAGGGAATTGTTAGTAAATTTAGCTAAGGAAAGTAGTAACGTTAACCTAGATAGTGTAATACAATACTACGAGGAAATTAGACACGGTATTAGTAAATATTACAAAAACTGTTACGTATATAAGATAAAGAGCGCTTATAGAGCTACATTTGGCAGGGGAGACATATTCGGAACTATACCTTACGAAATAGGCTTATCCTTTAACTGGATCTTCAACGTACCAGTAATATATGGGTCTCAGATAAAGGGAGCTGTTAGGGCTATTTATAGAAAGAAATATAAGGATGATAAAATATTCGATGATAAAATAGGTTTCACAGACGCAATGCCTATAAGTAAACAAAATTACATAATATATCCCGAAGTAATGACCCCACATTATAATAATGTAAAGGACGAGACTGATGTAACACCAATACCAGTACTTTACCCTGTAGTAGCACCTAATGTAACCTTTGAGTTCATTTACTATTCAAACTTATTAGATGAGAAAAAGGAAAAAGACGTAAGAGAAGCAATAAAGGACGCCTTAATATTGGGCATTGGAGCTAAGACTTCTTCTGGTTATTCGTATTTTATATTGGAGGGTGAGCCTTCGACATGTTAA